The following are encoded in a window of Ferribacterium limneticum genomic DNA:
- a CDS encoding restriction endonuclease, with translation MTRKARSPLADAIDLAASLPWQIGGLLALLAYWIFHDLASWMALGKGVDMDLASSPLYIVPGLLLVVALISFIHRRRRAGTVEMVSPTSDALVRMSVHDFEKLVTEGFRREGFIVVEPTGTKHLGCVDLELFMGRDRYLVQCRRWKEKTVDALAVHELAAVINAERAVGGFIVASGRFTDEARKAALGRSIRVVPADSLRRLIKKVTASSTGEVTISPMFSRRRHDPAPPACPKCGKVMMPRTKKQGGAVVQVDWGCTSFPACQGSREV, from the coding sequence ATGACACGGAAAGCGCGATCGCCGCTTGCGGACGCAATCGATCTGGCAGCGAGTCTTCCCTGGCAGATCGGTGGGCTGCTGGCGCTGCTCGCCTACTGGATCTTTCACGATCTTGCCTCATGGATGGCCCTAGGCAAAGGCGTCGATATGGATCTGGCCAGCTCTCCGCTGTACATCGTTCCCGGGCTGCTGTTGGTTGTTGCGCTGATTTCCTTTATCCACCGTCGCCGGCGGGCCGGGACGGTGGAGATGGTTAGCCCGACGTCGGATGCATTGGTACGGATGAGCGTTCATGACTTCGAAAAACTGGTCACCGAGGGCTTTCGCCGCGAGGGGTTTATTGTTGTCGAGCCTACCGGCACAAAGCATCTGGGGTGTGTCGACCTCGAATTGTTCATGGGGCGCGACCGCTATCTGGTGCAGTGCCGTCGGTGGAAAGAAAAAACGGTCGATGCACTCGCCGTGCACGAATTGGCCGCCGTGATCAACGCCGAACGGGCCGTTGGCGGATTCATCGTGGCTTCCGGTCGATTTACCGACGAGGCGAGAAAAGCCGCATTGGGGCGCTCGATTCGCGTCGTGCCGGCTGATTCCCTGCGGCGCCTGATCAAGAAAGTAACGGCGTCGAGCACCGGCGAAGTCACCATTTCACCGATGTTCTCGCGGCGCCGCCACGACCCGGCCCCGCCAGCCTGCCCGAAGTGCGGCAAGGTGATGATGCCGCGGACGAAAAAGCAGGGCGGAGCCGTCGTTCAGGTTGATTGGGGCTGCACCAGTTTCCCGGCCTGTCAGGGCAGTCGGGAAGTTTAG
- a CDS encoding MFS transporter — protein MAPPNDRMSPEERRAGASLASIFALRMLGLFLILPVFSVYAKTLPGGDNLALVGFALGAYGLTQAFFQIPYGIASDIFGRKPVIVVGLLVFALGSFVAAWAPDMTWIIVGRVLQGMGAISAAVTALAADLTREEHRTKVMAMIGSSIGLVFALSLVGSPILYGWIGMAGLFIMTGVLALAAIILLLKAVPPAPPPHGHEKLPLRRVIFDPDLIRLNVGIFVLHMVQMAMFVVLPHALVNHGGLEAAAHWKVYLPAVLLSFAIMVPAIIAAERKDKMRPIFLAAIALLVVVQSGLLLYSASLWALGLWLVLFFVAFNVLEATLPSLVSRTAPPSAKGAALGVYNTTQALGLFVGGAAGGYIAQNFGDNAVFAACTGLVLVWLVVANSMNFPQRRATAAATQTA, from the coding sequence ATGGCCCCCCCCAACGACCGCATGAGCCCCGAAGAACGCCGCGCCGGCGCCTCCCTGGCTTCCATCTTTGCCCTGCGCATGCTCGGGCTTTTCCTCATCCTGCCGGTGTTTTCGGTCTATGCAAAAACGCTGCCCGGGGGCGACAACCTGGCGCTGGTCGGTTTTGCGCTCGGCGCCTACGGCCTGACCCAGGCTTTTTTCCAGATTCCCTACGGCATCGCCTCGGATATTTTCGGGCGCAAGCCGGTCATCGTCGTCGGCCTGCTCGTCTTCGCGCTGGGCAGCTTCGTTGCCGCCTGGGCGCCGGACATGACGTGGATCATCGTCGGCCGCGTGCTGCAGGGCATGGGCGCCATCTCGGCCGCGGTGACAGCGCTGGCCGCCGACCTGACGCGCGAGGAGCACCGGACCAAGGTGATGGCCATGATCGGCTCGTCGATCGGCCTCGTTTTCGCGTTGTCGCTGGTCGGTTCGCCGATTCTCTACGGCTGGATCGGCATGGCCGGCCTGTTCATCATGACCGGCGTGCTGGCGCTGGCCGCCATCATCCTGCTGCTCAAGGCCGTACCGCCGGCCCCACCGCCGCACGGCCATGAAAAATTGCCGCTGCGCCGGGTTATTTTCGACCCCGACCTGATCCGCCTGAACGTCGGCATCTTCGTGCTGCACATGGTGCAAATGGCCATGTTCGTCGTCCTGCCGCATGCCCTGGTCAACCACGGTGGCCTCGAAGCGGCAGCCCACTGGAAGGTCTACCTGCCAGCCGTGCTGCTTTCATTTGCCATCATGGTCCCGGCCATCATCGCCGCCGAGCGCAAGGACAAAATGCGGCCGATCTTCTTGGCCGCCATCGCGCTGCTCGTCGTCGTCCAGTCCGGCCTGCTTCTTTACAGCGCCAGCCTGTGGGCCCTGGGCCTGTGGCTGGTCCTTTTCTTCGTCGCCTTCAACGTACTCGAAGCAACGCTGCCTTCGCTGGTTTCGCGCACCGCTCCACCGTCCGCCAAGGGCGCGGCGCTCGGGGTTTACAACACGACGCAGGCGCTCGGGCTATTCGTCGGCGGTGCAGCCGGCGGCTATATTGCGCAGAATTTCGGCGATAATGCTGTTTTTGCTGCCTGCACCGGGCTGGTTCTGGTCTGGCTGGTGGTGGCAAACTCGATGAATTTTCCGCAACGGCGCGCCACTGCCGCTGCGACACAAACTGCTTAG
- the ssb gene encoding single-stranded DNA-binding protein, whose translation MASVNKAIIVGNLGKDPEVRYTASGEAMCNITVATSENWKDKATGEKKELTEWHRISFFGKLAEICGQYLKKGSQVYVEGSIRTRKWTDKEGQERYTTEIRGDEMKMLGSRQGMGAPAGGGGGYDSEPTDYAPAPAKNKPKPSFDDLGDDIPF comes from the coding sequence ATGGCATCGGTTAACAAGGCAATCATCGTCGGCAATCTGGGCAAGGACCCGGAAGTTCGTTACACGGCGAGCGGCGAGGCGATGTGCAACATTACCGTCGCGACCAGCGAAAACTGGAAGGACAAGGCGACCGGCGAGAAGAAGGAACTGACTGAATGGCACCGCATTTCCTTCTTCGGCAAGCTGGCCGAGATCTGCGGTCAGTATCTGAAAAAGGGCTCGCAGGTTTATGTCGAAGGCAGCATCCGCACCCGTAAATGGACCGACAAGGAAGGCCAGGAGCGCTACACGACGGAAATTCGTGGCGACGAGATGAAAATGCTCGGTTCGCGCCAGGGTATGGGTGCCCCGGCCGGCGGTGGCGGCGGTTACGACAGCGAGCCGACCGATTACGCCCCGGCCCCGGCCAAGAACAAGCCGAAGCCGTCGTTCGACGATCTCGGCGACGATATTCCATTCTAA